A genomic stretch from Anoplopoma fimbria isolate UVic2021 breed Golden Eagle Sablefish chromosome 8, Afim_UVic_2022, whole genome shotgun sequence includes:
- the bpnt2 gene encoding inositol monophosphatase 3: MAPMGIRLSPLGVAVFCLLGVGVIYHLYAGVISNRWAAFRQRSKVDLRDLLAVSVEAAVLGGKEVKKVRNENSLNEKTKGKTKEGANELLTMGDLQSHRKMFNLISNTFPDVTVNSEEHDNTVDKAASWSRDIPANILDKIEGGKEVPAESITVWIDPLDATQEYTENLVKFVTTMVCVAVDGKPVIGVIHQPFTEFTAWAFVGHGSNMSPRPSYSVSPPKVIVSRSHSGKVKSFVQDAYGNGTTIIPAGGAGYKVLSLLAMPLSEPSSMDQADVYIHVTFIKKWDICAGAALLNALGGHMTTLKGEDIDYSGEPLNKGGLVASVGVDHKALLERLPNWEPEKH; this comes from the exons ATGGCTCCAATGGGCATCCGACTGTCTCCGCTCGGTGTGGCGGTGTTCTGCCTCCTCGGAGTCGGCGTCATCTACCACCTGTACGCCGGGGTCATCTCCAACCGCTGGGCTGCTTtcag ACAGAGGAGCAAGGTGGACCTGAGGGACCTGCTGGCTGTCTCAGTGGAGGCCGCGGTGCTAGGTGGCAAAGAG GTGAAGAAGGTGCGCAATGAAAATAGCCTGAATGAGAAGACAAAGGGCAAGACGAAGGAGGGAGCCAATGAGCTTCTGACTATGGGTGACCTGCAGTCGCATAGGAAGATGTTTAACCTCATAAGCAACACCTTCCCTGATGTCACG GTGAACAGCGAGGAGCATGACAACACGGTGGACAAGGCTGCATCCTGGAGCCGGGACATTCCAGCCAACATACTAGACAAGATAGAGGGGGGCAAGGAGGTTCCCGCCGAGAGCATCACTGTGTGGATCGACCCTCTGGACGCCACACAGGAATACACAG AGAATCTGGTGAAGTTTGTGACCACGATGGTGTGCGTGGCCGTAGATGGTAAACCAGTCATTGGGGTCATACACCAGCCCTTCACTGAGTTCACTG CCTGGGCGTTTGTAGGTCATGGGTCAAATATGAGTCCCCGTCCGTCCTACAGTGTCAGCCCTCCGAAGGTGATCGTATCACGTTCCCACTCCGGAAAAGTTAAAAGCTTTGTTCAGGACGCTTATGGAAACGGCACAACGATCATaccagcaggtggagcag gatATAAGGTCCTGTCACTCCTGGCGATGCCTTTGAGTGAACCAAGTTCTATGGACCAGGCAGACGTTTACATCCATGTCACCTTTATTAAGAAATGGGACATCTGCGCTGGTGCAGCACTACTGAATGCACTGG GAGGCCACATGACAACACTAAAGGGTGAGGACATCGACTACAGTGGAGAGCCTCTCAACAAAGGAGGACTGGTGGCCAGCGTTGGTGTGGACCACAAGGCCTTACTGGAGAGACTTCCAAACTGGGAACCTGAAAAGCACTGA
- the ankrd45 gene encoding ankyrin repeat domain-containing protein 45 isoform X2 gives MTSIQRKLFKCVLSGDLESIKEHFEREAVTGESQETDPWGVKDEVGRNGLLTACMLGRSAIVRELVGHGARVDEQTVRGYSSLHLAACWGHLETVRTLLELGADTQAKTFRGETPLDLARTYSRTDCADCLLLAEAKQDLMSYVAFVKDLVSDPESSLTKKEKNICTCACSVQTDWIQSVKNPTISDFKAQRKDLEDTLQPVLDKLSAQSGVPVKPAGKV, from the exons atgacatcgaTACAGAGAAAactctttaaatgtgtgttgtcTGGGGACTTGGAGAGCATTAAGGAGCATTTTGAACGCGAGGCTGTCACCGGTGAGTCGCAGGAAACAGACCCGTGGGGAGTGAAGGACGAGGTCGGGAGGAACGGCCTGTTAACCGCCTGCATGCTGGGGAGGAGCGCCATCGTCCGGGAGCTGGTCGGACACGGGGCCCGGGTCGACGAGCAGACGGTCAGAG GTTACTCCTCGCTGCACCTTGCTGCCTGCTGGGGCCACCTGGAGACCGTGAGGACTCTGCTCGAACTGGGAGCTGACACACAGGCCAAGACCTTCAGAGGGGAGACCCCTTTGGACCTGGCCAGGACCTACTCCAGGACAGACTGTGCTGACTGTCTCCTCCtggccg AAGCTAAACAGGACCTGATGTCATATGTAGCCTTTGTTAAGGACCTTGTCTCTGACCCAGAGAGTAGCCTTACAAAGAAGGAAAAG AACATCTGTACATGTGCATGCTCCGTCCAGACAGACTGGATCCAGAGTGTCAAAAACCCAACGATCTCAGACTTCAAAGCCCAAAGGAAAGACTTAGAGGACACCCTTCAGCCGGTTCTCGACAAGCTGTCAGCTCAGT CTGGGGTGCCCGTCAAACCAGCAGGAAAGGTCTAA
- the ankrd45 gene encoding ankyrin repeat domain-containing protein 45 isoform X3 has protein sequence MTSIQRKLFKCVLSGDLESIKEHFEREAVTGESQETDPWGVKDEVGRNGLLTACMLGRSAIVRELVGHGARVDEQTVRGYSSLHLAACWGHLETVRTLLELGADTQAKTFRGETPLDLARTYSRTDCADCLLLAEAKQDLMSYVAFVKDLVSDPESSLTKKEKTDWIQSVKNPTISDFKAQRKDLEDTLQPVLDKLSAQSAGVPVKPAGKV, from the exons atgacatcgaTACAGAGAAAactctttaaatgtgtgttgtcTGGGGACTTGGAGAGCATTAAGGAGCATTTTGAACGCGAGGCTGTCACCGGTGAGTCGCAGGAAACAGACCCGTGGGGAGTGAAGGACGAGGTCGGGAGGAACGGCCTGTTAACCGCCTGCATGCTGGGGAGGAGCGCCATCGTCCGGGAGCTGGTCGGACACGGGGCCCGGGTCGACGAGCAGACGGTCAGAG GTTACTCCTCGCTGCACCTTGCTGCCTGCTGGGGCCACCTGGAGACCGTGAGGACTCTGCTCGAACTGGGAGCTGACACACAGGCCAAGACCTTCAGAGGGGAGACCCCTTTGGACCTGGCCAGGACCTACTCCAGGACAGACTGTGCTGACTGTCTCCTCCtggccg AAGCTAAACAGGACCTGATGTCATATGTAGCCTTTGTTAAGGACCTTGTCTCTGACCCAGAGAGTAGCCTTACAAAGAAGGAAAAG ACAGACTGGATCCAGAGTGTCAAAAACCCAACGATCTCAGACTTCAAAGCCCAAAGGAAAGACTTAGAGGACACCCTTCAGCCGGTTCTCGACAAGCTGTCAGCTCAGT CAGCTGGGGTGCCCGTCAAACCAGCAGGAAAGGTCTAA
- the ankrd45 gene encoding ankyrin repeat domain-containing protein 45 isoform X1, translating into MTSIQRKLFKCVLSGDLESIKEHFEREAVTGESQETDPWGVKDEVGRNGLLTACMLGRSAIVRELVGHGARVDEQTVRGYSSLHLAACWGHLETVRTLLELGADTQAKTFRGETPLDLARTYSRTDCADCLLLAEAKQDLMSYVAFVKDLVSDPESSLTKKEKNICTCACSVQTDWIQSVKNPTISDFKAQRKDLEDTLQPVLDKLSAQSAGVPVKPAGKV; encoded by the exons atgacatcgaTACAGAGAAAactctttaaatgtgtgttgtcTGGGGACTTGGAGAGCATTAAGGAGCATTTTGAACGCGAGGCTGTCACCGGTGAGTCGCAGGAAACAGACCCGTGGGGAGTGAAGGACGAGGTCGGGAGGAACGGCCTGTTAACCGCCTGCATGCTGGGGAGGAGCGCCATCGTCCGGGAGCTGGTCGGACACGGGGCCCGGGTCGACGAGCAGACGGTCAGAG GTTACTCCTCGCTGCACCTTGCTGCCTGCTGGGGCCACCTGGAGACCGTGAGGACTCTGCTCGAACTGGGAGCTGACACACAGGCCAAGACCTTCAGAGGGGAGACCCCTTTGGACCTGGCCAGGACCTACTCCAGGACAGACTGTGCTGACTGTCTCCTCCtggccg AAGCTAAACAGGACCTGATGTCATATGTAGCCTTTGTTAAGGACCTTGTCTCTGACCCAGAGAGTAGCCTTACAAAGAAGGAAAAG AACATCTGTACATGTGCATGCTCCGTCCAGACAGACTGGATCCAGAGTGTCAAAAACCCAACGATCTCAGACTTCAAAGCCCAAAGGAAAGACTTAGAGGACACCCTTCAGCCGGTTCTCGACAAGCTGTCAGCTCAGT CAGCTGGGGTGCCCGTCAAACCAGCAGGAAAGGTCTAA